The sequence below is a genomic window from Thalassomonas haliotis.
ATTAGGGAGCACCGCCTGGTAACCGATAGCCGCATTTTCGCCGAGCGCAAGAAGCCGGAAGCCTCGGAAGGCTTGGGCAGCATGGTATATCTTGCCGATGCACAATATAACCCTAAGGGAGAGTCTGGTATGCACCCCCATAGTGAAATCGATGTGATCTCTGTGATCATCGAAGGACGGGTCAGCCACGAAGGTTCCATGGAGCACGGTAAAAACCTTGTTGCCGGAGATGTTCAAGTACAGCGTGCCGGTGGTGAAGGGTTTGATCATAACGAAATAAATCCGGACAACAGCAAAAACAGGATGCTGCAAGTATGGGCTTTGCCGGAAACAAAAGGACAGCCTGCTTCTTACAAGTTCTATACACCCAAACTGGACGGAGTGACCCGAATTTACGGCGGAAACCAGACTCAAACCGAAACCTTTGACAGCCATACCATAATCGACATAGTGCACTTAAAAGCCGGCAACAGCATAGACCTGGCGGACGAACAATTATCTTATGTGATCACCGGGCAAGCCACAGTTTTGGATCCGGGAAACAAGGATAACAGCTCAGCGCATCAGGTTCAGGAAGGCGACCTGATCCGCAGTATGAACGCCAGGTTAACCGCCACTGATGATTTGCATATGCTGGTGGTTAGCCAACAAGCTTGAAACCATACCGCAAGGCTGGCCAATTAACTCAGGAGAAAAGAAAATATGAAGAGTCATTCCCGGGGGAATAAACATATTATGACGCTGATCACCTTCTTAGCCTTAGTGCCATTGGTTTATTTTATTCCCGATTTTGTCGGACAGTTCCTGCCCGCAATCAAGTGGCTAAATGTTGTGGTAGCGGTTGGGATCATAGTACCTATTATGTCTTATATAATAATGCCAATAGCAGGGAAACTTCTCTCCCGCTAACAAGCAGAGTACCGACTTAGTGGCAGGCACAAAAAAGGCCGCTTGCGCGACCTTTTCATTCGGATTTAGTGTGACTAAATCAAAGACTATAATTAGTCGATGATTTTAGATACAACACCAGCACCTACAGTACGACCACCTTCACGGATAGCGAAGCGTAAACCTTCGTCCATCGCAACCGGGTTGATAAGCTCAACAACAAACTTAAGGTTGTCGCCTGGCATTACCATTTCTACACCTTCAGGAAGCTCTACAGCACCTGTGATGTCAGTTGTACGGAAGTAGAACTGTGGACGGTAACCTTTGAAGAATGGCGTGTGACGACCACCTTCATCTTTGCTCAGTACGTATACTTCTGATTCGAACTTAGTGTGAGGAGTGATTGAACCAGGCTGGGCCAATACTTGACCACGTTCAACGTCTTCACGCTTA
It includes:
- a CDS encoding pirin family protein; protein product: MKIISRDTLALGGFAGIREHRLVTDSRIFAERKKPEASEGLGSMVYLADAQYNPKGESGMHPHSEIDVISVIIEGRVSHEGSMEHGKNLVAGDVQVQRAGGEGFDHNEINPDNSKNRMLQVWALPETKGQPASYKFYTPKLDGVTRIYGGNQTQTETFDSHTIIDIVHLKAGNSIDLADEQLSYVITGQATVLDPGNKDNSSAHQVQEGDLIRSMNARLTATDDLHMLVVSQQA